Proteins encoded by one window of Lathyrus oleraceus cultivar Zhongwan6 chromosome 1, CAAS_Psat_ZW6_1.0, whole genome shotgun sequence:
- the LOC127077841 gene encoding probable F-box protein At4g22030 encodes MLSLQSSLLLNRSPSSPCLSFNRIKCGIDFPKLPRISLFSVQKESKRSILIKENNIGNTNEDDENLYNSKNSNIATIKLYAILEAVCDRIEMHNNIGQQRDNWNILLLNSINMITLTASTMSAIACCSGSDDKPLLALKLSSSLLFTVATGMLLVMNKIQPSQLAEEQRNATRLFKQLHLQIQTKISLGNNNHIEGDVRDAIEKVLAIDKAYPLPLLGGKMVEKFPSKFEASCWWPCHRKIPRVNNNKIESNNGWNLELENELKEIIEVIKRKDIEDYDRLGNIALKINKSLAILGPLLTGTAAIGCFFVDFIPVFGGGLATVVNSFEHGGQVGMVFEMYRNCGGYFELLEEMVEETIEERDLNERENGEVFEMKMALSLGRSVIEMRELASKSASCRVEEREIDEFANKLF; translated from the coding sequence ATGCTTTCATTACAATCATCATTGCTACTTAATCGTTCACCATCCTCTCCTTGTCTATCATTCAATCGAATCAAATGCGGTATCGATTTCCCAAAGTTACCTAGAATTTCCTTATTCTCAGTTCAAAAAGAATCTAAAAGAAGTATTTTAATTAAGGAAAATAATATTGGAAACacaaatgaagatgatgaaaatTTATATAATTCTAAAAATTCTAATATTGCTACTATTAAACTCTATGCAATTTTAGAAGCAGTATGTGACAGAATTGAAATGCATAACAACATAGGACAACAACGTGACAATTGGAACATTCTTTTGTTAAACTCAATCAACATGATAACACTCACAGCTTCAACCATGTCTGCTATTGCATGTTGTTCTGGATCTGATGATAAACCTCTTTTGGCTTTGAAACTATCTTCTTCTCTGTTGTTCACTGTCGCCACTGGAATGTTACTTGTCATGAACAAAATCCAACCTTCACAACTTGCTGAAGAACAACGGAACGCTACGAGACTCTTTAAACAGCTTCATTTACAAATCCAAACAAAAATATCACTCGGTAATAATAATCATATTGAAGGTGATGTGAGGGATGCAATTGAGAAAGTTTTGGCTATTGATAAAGCTTATCCACTTCCTTTGTTGGGAggaaaaatggttgagaaattTCCATCCAAATTTGAAGCTTCTTGTTGGTGGCCATGTCATAGGAAAATTCCTAGAGTGAATAACAATAAGATAGAGAGCAATAATGGGTGGAATTTGGAGTTGGAGAATGAACTGAAGGAGATTATTGAAGTCATAAAGAGAAAAGATATTGAGGATTATGATAGATTGGGAAATATTGCATTAAAGATTAACAAGAGTTTAGCTATTTTAGGACCTTTGTTAACAGGAACTGCAGCTATAGGGTGTTTCTTTGTAGATTTTATTCCTGTTTTTGGTGGCGGTTTGGCGACTGTTGTTAATAGTTTTGAGCATGGAGGACAAGTTGGTATGGTGTTTGAAATGTATAGAAACTGTGGTGGATATTTTGAGCTTTTGGAAGAGATGGTTGAAGAAACTATTGAAGAGAGAGATTTGAATGAAAGAGAAAATGGAGAAGTGTTTGAAATGAAAATGGCTTTGTCATTGGGAAGAAGTGTAATAGAGATGAGAGAACTTGCCTCAAAATCTGCTTCATGTCGTGTTGAAGAACGTGAGATAGATGAATTCGCCAACAAACTCTTCTGA
- the LOC127077825 gene encoding probable F-box protein At4g22030: protein MASILQTSVLTCSLSSSKRVINAAIHLPKLPNISLPPKIQTSRKQQLDHQHLILESSNNNNTQHDQQQPKYSNATIQLYAVLEAVSDRVEMHQNIGEQRNNWNNLLLNSTNMITLTATAMAGVAAVTSGEGAPLLALKLSSALLFSAATGLLLIMNKIQPSQLTEEQRNATRLFKHLQSEIQTTIAIGNPSEEDVKNAMEKVLALDKAYPLPLLGVMLEKFPKKYEPAVWWPSKNGKTQSKKMGKMNNGWNEELEMEMREVVEVIKRKDAEDYDRLGNIALKINKSLAVAGPLLTGIAAIGSTFVGNGSSLAAFVPLLAGSLATAVNAFEHGGQVGMVFEMYRASGGFFKLLETSIESTLGEKDLEKRENGELFEMKMALQLGRSISNLRELASKSASYRMEGVEIDEFASKIF, encoded by the coding sequence ATGGCTTCAATATTACAAACTTCAGTTCTAACTTGTTCTTTATCATCTTCAAAGAGAGTCATTAATGCCGCAATTCATCTTCCCAAGCTCCCAAATATTTCATTGCCACCAAAGATACAAACCAGTCGAAAACAACAACTTGATCATCAACATTTAATACTAGAaagcagcaacaacaacaacacacaacatgatcaacaACAGCCGAAATATTCTAACGCCACAATTCAACTCTATGCAGTCTTAGAAGCTGTATCCGACAGAGTTGAAATGCATCAAAACATTGGCGAGCAACGTAACAACTGGAACAACCTTCTCTTAAACTCAACCAACATGATTACTCTAACTGCGACAGCCATGGCTGGTGTTGCTGCTGTCACAAGTGGAGAAGGTGCACCACTTTTGGCTCTGAAACTATCTTCTGCTCTTCTGTTTTCTGCTGCAACTGGATTATTGCTTATCATGAACAAAATCCAACCCTCTCAACTCACTGAGGAACAAAGAAATGCTACAAGATTGTTCAAACATCTTCAAAGTGAAATCCAAACCACAATTGCTATAGGAAATCCTAGTGAGGAAGATGTGAAGAATGCAATGGAGAAGGTTTTGGCACTTGACAAAGCATATCCACTTCCCTTATTAGGAGTAATGCTTGAAAAGTTCCCTAAAAAGTATGAACCTGCAGTTTGGTGGCCTTCCAAAAATGGAAAAACACAAAGCAAGAAAATGGGAAAAATGAATAATGGATGGAATGAAGAATTAGAAATGGAAATGAGGGAAGTCGTTGAAGTGATAAAGAGAAAAGATGCTGAAGATTATGACAGACTTGGAAACATAGCATTGAAGATAAACAAGAGTTTAGCAGTTGCAGGACCATTACTCACAGGAATTGCAGCTATTGGATCTACTTTTGTAGGTAATGGCAGTTCTTTGGCTGCTTTTGTTCCTCTTTTGGCTGGTTCATTGGCTACTGCAGTCAATGCTTTTGAGCATGGTGGACAAGTGGGAATGGTTTTTGAAATGTACAGAGCTTCTGGTGGCTTCTTCAAGTTGTTAGAAACGTCAATTGAATCAACTTTGGGAGAGAAAGATTTAGAGAAAAGAGAAAATGGAGAGTTGTTTGAAATGAAGATGGCTTTGCAGTTGGGAAGAAGTATATCAAATCTGAGAGAACTTGCCTCAAAATCAGCATCATATAGAATGGAAGGTGTTGAAATAGATGAATTTGCCAGCAAAATATTCTAG